From one Humulus lupulus chromosome 8, drHumLupu1.1, whole genome shotgun sequence genomic stretch:
- the LOC133797102 gene encoding probable RNA-dependent RNA polymerase 5 isoform X3 yields MDDLELGTGVPLPRSVEEMLERICLSQNLAPADDLARRKLAAAGEELALEKLRRIANCKVKNLSKFIMHMLSQSRSPSQSPPPPRKRNRIPDSHSPTGSPSCSPNTRRVCLFKNPRGTGGPIPCSLNAETETETSRQPREMTQAEAALEALGELEFNKQFLILNYTAGNELHKVATADDIRKLKHLTMVRFEAEVWRLFGQKYVKKEDRRMYDDWDDERRTYIYDCYVSTEGSYRFKGPFLSNTKTHLQKVLGDDNILRVKFAEEANENSGIDSHDHYFAGYRKIAREGIKVGLRRYCFFVFKDGGNQEKRKNPNSSPVKCFFIRIHSDAQIDQKVPYCLSNKTISEARKLFMHAHTVSSVANYMARFSLILSKTYSLNIDLSSVDIDIIEDKYCVDEHGKRMSRDEKPLIHTDGTGFISADLAVKCPKNLHEGRLLKDEDTEILLNLNCDEHEDNVMETIEQGIETQEPPMLMQFRLFNNGYAVKGTFLVSKMLEPKTIKIRHSMVKVVPDPELKNIPTKNSLEVIGTSNRPKKAYFSRNLIALLSYGGVPNRFFIGLLRKALKEAHGAFRNKSAAMRVAMNRGVMDKDSTVERMISCGIPLEEPYLQHRLSILLKEQKLSLRGGKLCADDSYYLMGTADPTGKLKSDEVCIVLDNGQVSGKVLVYRNPGVHFGDVHVLKATYVEELESFVGNAKYAIFFSRKGPRSIADEIAGGDFDGDMYWISRNPELLQHFKPSEPWSPNPSIRKVEGKTPTEFSDEDLEDELFKLFLTTRFKPSYAMGEAADSLTALMDRVLTLGDDCAEEKTIVKDKISKLVDIYYDALDAPKKGAKVEVPKDLKSKSFPHYMEKRNSYTSTSILGKIYDEVIEYQAEDHSSKG; encoded by the exons ATGGATGACCTAGAACTTGGCACGGGAGTGCCTCTTCCTCGTTCGGTGGAGGAGATGCTGGAGAGGATTTGCTTAAGTCAGAACCTGGCACCGGCGGACGACCTGGCAAGGCGAAAGTTGGCTGCCGCCGGAGAAGAGTTAGCACTAGAAAAGCTCAGGAGGATCGCCAATTGTAAGGTTAAGAACCTCTCTAAATTTATAATGCACATGTTGTCGCAATCTCGATCTCCTTCGCagtctcctcctcctcctcgcaaaAGGAATCGTATCCCCGACTCTCATTCTCCAACCGGGTCGCCCTCTTGTTCTCCCAACACTCGTAGGGTCTGCCTTTTTAAGAATCCGCGAG GTACAGGTGGTCCCATTCCTTGCTCGCTCAATGCAGAGACAGAGACTGAGACTTCCAGACAACCCAGAGAAATGACTCAAGCAGAAGCAGCGTTAGAAGCTTTGGGAGAATTGGAGTTTAATAAGCAGTTCTTAATCCTAAACTACACTGCCGG aaatgagcTTCATAAGGTTGCAACGGCTGACGATATTAGGAAGCTGAAACATCTTACGATGGTACGGTTCGAAGCAGAAGTATGGAGACTCTTTGGTCAAAAATACGTCAAAAAAGAAGATCGTCGCATG TATGACGATTGGGATGATGAAAGAAGAACGTATATCTATGATTGCTATGTTTCTACGGAAGGAAGTTACAGATTCAAG GGCCCCTTTCTCAGCAACACAAAAACTCACCTACAAAAGGTTCTAGGAGATGACAATATTTTAAGAGTAAAGTTTGCTGAGGAGGCGAATGAAAATTCTGGTATTGATTCACATGATCATTACTTTGCTGGTTATAGGAAGATAGCAAGAGAAGGGATCAAAGTTGGTTTGCGCCGGTATTGCTTTTTCG TTTTTAAAGATGGTGGAAATCAAGAGAAGAGGAAAAATCCAAATTCATCACCTGTGAAGTGTTTCTTTATTCGCATCCATTCAGATGCACAAATTGATCAAAAGGTTCCTTATTGTTTATCTAACAAAACGATTTCTGAAGCAAGAAAGCTATTTATGCATGCACATACAGTGTCTAGTGTGGCCAACTATATGGCTAG GTTTTCACTAATTTTGTCAAAGACATACAGCTTAAATATTGATCTATCCTCTGTAGATATCGATATAATTGAAGACAAATACTGTGTG GATGAACATGGTAAGCGCATGTCTAGAGATGAAAAACCACTCATTCATACAGATGGAACTGGTTTCATATCAGCGGATTTGGCTGTGAAGTgtccaaaaaatttacatgagGGGAGACTTCTTAAAGATGAGGATACTGAG ATACTCCTCAATCTTAATTGTGATGAGCATGAGGACAATGTTATGGAAACAATTGAGCAAGGAATTGAGACACAAGAACCA CCTATGCTGATGCAGTTCCGCTTGTTTAACAATGGCTATGCTGTTAAAGGAACCTTTCTTGTGAGCAAGATG CTTGAACCCAAAACAATCAAGATTCGACATTCCATGGTAAAAGTTGTGCCAGATCCAGAACTTAAGAATATTCCTACAAAAAACTCGTTGGAAGTAATTGGAACAAG TAATCGACCAAAGAAAGcttatttttcaaggaatttgattgCACTCCTAAGCTACGGAGGGGTCCCAAATAGATTCTTCATTGGTTTACTTAGGAAGGCTTTGAAAGAAGCTCATGGTGCTTTCAGGAACAAGTCTGCCGCAATGAGAG TTGCTATGAACCGTGGGGTTATGGACAAGGATTCAACTGTTGAAAGAATGATTTCTTGTGGTATTCCTCTTGAAGAGCCCTATTTGCAACATCGTCTCTCTATACTTCTTAAGGAGCAAAAGCTGAGCCTCAGAGGGGGGAAGCTTTGTGCTGATGACAGTTATTATTTAATGGGAACAGCTGATCCCACTGGCAAACTTAAAAGTGATGAAGTTTGCATTGTGCT TGACAATGGACAAGTTTCTGGAAAGGTGTTGGTGTATCGGAATCCTGGAGTTCACTTTGGTGATGTTCACGTTTTAAAGGCTACTTATGTGGAGGAGCTGGAATCTTTTGTTGGAAATGCAAAGTATGCTATTTTCTTTTCCAGGAAGGGACCAAGGTCAATTGCTGATGAGATTGCAGGTGGAGATTTTGATGGAGACATGTATTGGATCTCAAGAAATCCCGAG ctattgcAACATTTTAAGCCAAGTGAACCTTGGAGTCCAAATCCCTCGATACGCAAGGTTGAAGGTAAAACACCTACGGAGTTTTCAGATGAAGACTTAGAGGATGAGCTTTTTAAATTGTTCTTGACGACTAGATTCAAACCAAG ttaTGCAATGGGAGAGGCAGCAGACAGCTTGACAGCATTAATGGATCGAGTTTTGACTCTGGGAGATGACTGTGCCGAAGAAAAAACCATTGTCAAGGACAAGATAAGCAAGTTAGTTGACATATACTATGATGCATTGGACGCTCCTAAGAAAGGAGCAAAG GTTGAGGTTCCAAAAGATCTGAAATCGAAAAGCTTTCCTCATTATATGGAAAAGAGAAATAGTTACACCTCTACGTCCATTCTGGGAAAGATTTACGATGAGGTGATAGAATATCAAGCAGAGGATCATTCAAGCAAAG GGTAG
- the LOC133797102 gene encoding probable RNA-dependent RNA polymerase 5 isoform X2 — MDDLELGTGVPLPRSVEEMLERICLSQNLAPADDLARRKLAAAGEELALEKLRRIANCKVKNLSKFIMHMLSQSRSPSQSPPPPRKRNRIPDSHSPTGSPSCSPNTRRVCLFKNPRGGPIPCSLNAETETETSRQPREMTQAEAALEALGELEFNKQFLILNYTAGNELHKVATADDIRKLKHLTMVRFEAEVWRLFGQKYVKKEDRRMYDDWDDERRTYIYDCYVSTEGSYRFKGPFLSNTKTHLQKVLGDDNILRVKFAEEANENSGIDSHDHYFAGYRKIAREGIKVGLRRYCFFVFKDGGNQEKRKNPNSSPVKCFFIRIHSDAQIDQKVPYCLSNKTISEARKLFMHAHTVSSVANYMARFSLILSKTYSLNIDLSSVDIDIIEDKYCVDEHGKRMSRDEKPLIHTDGTGFISADLAVKCPKNLHEGRLLKDEDTEILLNLNCDEHEDNVMETIEQGIETQEPPMLMQFRLFNNGYAVKGTFLVSKMLEPKTIKIRHSMVKVVPDPELKNIPTKNSLEVIGTSNRPKKAYFSRNLIALLSYGGVPNRFFIGLLRKALKEAHGAFRNKSAAMRVAMNRGVMDKDSTVERMISCGIPLEEPYLQHRLSILLKEQKLSLRGGKLCADDSYYLMGTADPTGKLKSDEVCIVLDNGQVSGKVLVYRNPGVHFGDVHVLKATYVEELESFVGNAKYAIFFSRKGPRSIADEIAGGDFDGDMYWISRNPELLQHFKPSEPWSPNPSIRKVEGKTPTEFSDEDLEDELFKLFLTTRFKPSYAMGEAADSLTALMDRVLTLGDDCAEEKTIVKDKISKLVDIYYDALDAPKKGAKVEVPKDLKSKSFPHYMEKRNSYTSTSILGKIYDEVIEYQAEDHSSKEIWKLAHFEVDVPRDCLNRWSSHYEEYRKEMTNAMKNDDRDVKNQSTNQIKRKYKMILYEAEEFEDSKRNIDEIHNEALAIYHLSYDYAKSRGGASYCSFAWSVAGPALYNILISKQAGEKAIQCLPSVLRELI, encoded by the exons ATGGATGACCTAGAACTTGGCACGGGAGTGCCTCTTCCTCGTTCGGTGGAGGAGATGCTGGAGAGGATTTGCTTAAGTCAGAACCTGGCACCGGCGGACGACCTGGCAAGGCGAAAGTTGGCTGCCGCCGGAGAAGAGTTAGCACTAGAAAAGCTCAGGAGGATCGCCAATTGTAAGGTTAAGAACCTCTCTAAATTTATAATGCACATGTTGTCGCAATCTCGATCTCCTTCGCagtctcctcctcctcctcgcaaaAGGAATCGTATCCCCGACTCTCATTCTCCAACCGGGTCGCCCTCTTGTTCTCCCAACACTCGTAGGGTCTGCCTTTTTAAGAATCCGCGAG GTGGTCCCATTCCTTGCTCGCTCAATGCAGAGACAGAGACTGAGACTTCCAGACAACCCAGAGAAATGACTCAAGCAGAAGCAGCGTTAGAAGCTTTGGGAGAATTGGAGTTTAATAAGCAGTTCTTAATCCTAAACTACACTGCCGG aaatgagcTTCATAAGGTTGCAACGGCTGACGATATTAGGAAGCTGAAACATCTTACGATGGTACGGTTCGAAGCAGAAGTATGGAGACTCTTTGGTCAAAAATACGTCAAAAAAGAAGATCGTCGCATG TATGACGATTGGGATGATGAAAGAAGAACGTATATCTATGATTGCTATGTTTCTACGGAAGGAAGTTACAGATTCAAG GGCCCCTTTCTCAGCAACACAAAAACTCACCTACAAAAGGTTCTAGGAGATGACAATATTTTAAGAGTAAAGTTTGCTGAGGAGGCGAATGAAAATTCTGGTATTGATTCACATGATCATTACTTTGCTGGTTATAGGAAGATAGCAAGAGAAGGGATCAAAGTTGGTTTGCGCCGGTATTGCTTTTTCG TTTTTAAAGATGGTGGAAATCAAGAGAAGAGGAAAAATCCAAATTCATCACCTGTGAAGTGTTTCTTTATTCGCATCCATTCAGATGCACAAATTGATCAAAAGGTTCCTTATTGTTTATCTAACAAAACGATTTCTGAAGCAAGAAAGCTATTTATGCATGCACATACAGTGTCTAGTGTGGCCAACTATATGGCTAG GTTTTCACTAATTTTGTCAAAGACATACAGCTTAAATATTGATCTATCCTCTGTAGATATCGATATAATTGAAGACAAATACTGTGTG GATGAACATGGTAAGCGCATGTCTAGAGATGAAAAACCACTCATTCATACAGATGGAACTGGTTTCATATCAGCGGATTTGGCTGTGAAGTgtccaaaaaatttacatgagGGGAGACTTCTTAAAGATGAGGATACTGAG ATACTCCTCAATCTTAATTGTGATGAGCATGAGGACAATGTTATGGAAACAATTGAGCAAGGAATTGAGACACAAGAACCA CCTATGCTGATGCAGTTCCGCTTGTTTAACAATGGCTATGCTGTTAAAGGAACCTTTCTTGTGAGCAAGATG CTTGAACCCAAAACAATCAAGATTCGACATTCCATGGTAAAAGTTGTGCCAGATCCAGAACTTAAGAATATTCCTACAAAAAACTCGTTGGAAGTAATTGGAACAAG TAATCGACCAAAGAAAGcttatttttcaaggaatttgattgCACTCCTAAGCTACGGAGGGGTCCCAAATAGATTCTTCATTGGTTTACTTAGGAAGGCTTTGAAAGAAGCTCATGGTGCTTTCAGGAACAAGTCTGCCGCAATGAGAG TTGCTATGAACCGTGGGGTTATGGACAAGGATTCAACTGTTGAAAGAATGATTTCTTGTGGTATTCCTCTTGAAGAGCCCTATTTGCAACATCGTCTCTCTATACTTCTTAAGGAGCAAAAGCTGAGCCTCAGAGGGGGGAAGCTTTGTGCTGATGACAGTTATTATTTAATGGGAACAGCTGATCCCACTGGCAAACTTAAAAGTGATGAAGTTTGCATTGTGCT TGACAATGGACAAGTTTCTGGAAAGGTGTTGGTGTATCGGAATCCTGGAGTTCACTTTGGTGATGTTCACGTTTTAAAGGCTACTTATGTGGAGGAGCTGGAATCTTTTGTTGGAAATGCAAAGTATGCTATTTTCTTTTCCAGGAAGGGACCAAGGTCAATTGCTGATGAGATTGCAGGTGGAGATTTTGATGGAGACATGTATTGGATCTCAAGAAATCCCGAG ctattgcAACATTTTAAGCCAAGTGAACCTTGGAGTCCAAATCCCTCGATACGCAAGGTTGAAGGTAAAACACCTACGGAGTTTTCAGATGAAGACTTAGAGGATGAGCTTTTTAAATTGTTCTTGACGACTAGATTCAAACCAAG ttaTGCAATGGGAGAGGCAGCAGACAGCTTGACAGCATTAATGGATCGAGTTTTGACTCTGGGAGATGACTGTGCCGAAGAAAAAACCATTGTCAAGGACAAGATAAGCAAGTTAGTTGACATATACTATGATGCATTGGACGCTCCTAAGAAAGGAGCAAAG GTTGAGGTTCCAAAAGATCTGAAATCGAAAAGCTTTCCTCATTATATGGAAAAGAGAAATAGTTACACCTCTACGTCCATTCTGGGAAAGATTTACGATGAGGTGATAGAATATCAAGCAGAGGATCATTCAAGCAAAG AGATATGGAAGCTGGCCCATTTCGAAGTTGATGTCCCTCGAGACTGCTTGAACAGATGGAGTTCACACTACGAAGAATACAGGAAAGAAATGACCAATGCCATGAAGAACGATGATCGcgatgtcaaaaaccagagtactaatcagaTCAAAAGAAAATATAAGATG ATACTTTATGAGGCAGAAGAATTTGAAGACAGTAAAAGGAATATAGATGAGATACATAACGAGGCACTGGCAATATATCATTTGAGTTATGACTATGCCAAAAGTAGAGGTGGTGCCAGTTATTGTTCATTTGCATGGAGCGTAGCAGGTCCAGCCCTCTACAACATTCTCATCTCCAAACAAGCTGGTGAAAAGGCCATCCAATGTCTCCCTTCTGTCTTACGGGAGCTGATTTAA
- the LOC133797102 gene encoding probable RNA-dependent RNA polymerase 5 isoform X1: protein MDDLELGTGVPLPRSVEEMLERICLSQNLAPADDLARRKLAAAGEELALEKLRRIANCKVKNLSKFIMHMLSQSRSPSQSPPPPRKRNRIPDSHSPTGSPSCSPNTRRVCLFKNPRGTGGPIPCSLNAETETETSRQPREMTQAEAALEALGELEFNKQFLILNYTAGNELHKVATADDIRKLKHLTMVRFEAEVWRLFGQKYVKKEDRRMYDDWDDERRTYIYDCYVSTEGSYRFKGPFLSNTKTHLQKVLGDDNILRVKFAEEANENSGIDSHDHYFAGYRKIAREGIKVGLRRYCFFVFKDGGNQEKRKNPNSSPVKCFFIRIHSDAQIDQKVPYCLSNKTISEARKLFMHAHTVSSVANYMARFSLILSKTYSLNIDLSSVDIDIIEDKYCVDEHGKRMSRDEKPLIHTDGTGFISADLAVKCPKNLHEGRLLKDEDTEILLNLNCDEHEDNVMETIEQGIETQEPPMLMQFRLFNNGYAVKGTFLVSKMLEPKTIKIRHSMVKVVPDPELKNIPTKNSLEVIGTSNRPKKAYFSRNLIALLSYGGVPNRFFIGLLRKALKEAHGAFRNKSAAMRVAMNRGVMDKDSTVERMISCGIPLEEPYLQHRLSILLKEQKLSLRGGKLCADDSYYLMGTADPTGKLKSDEVCIVLDNGQVSGKVLVYRNPGVHFGDVHVLKATYVEELESFVGNAKYAIFFSRKGPRSIADEIAGGDFDGDMYWISRNPELLQHFKPSEPWSPNPSIRKVEGKTPTEFSDEDLEDELFKLFLTTRFKPSYAMGEAADSLTALMDRVLTLGDDCAEEKTIVKDKISKLVDIYYDALDAPKKGAKVEVPKDLKSKSFPHYMEKRNSYTSTSILGKIYDEVIEYQAEDHSSKEIWKLAHFEVDVPRDCLNRWSSHYEEYRKEMTNAMKNDDRDVKNQSTNQIKRKYKMILYEAEEFEDSKRNIDEIHNEALAIYHLSYDYAKSRGGASYCSFAWSVAGPALYNILISKQAGEKAIQCLPSVLRELI, encoded by the exons ATGGATGACCTAGAACTTGGCACGGGAGTGCCTCTTCCTCGTTCGGTGGAGGAGATGCTGGAGAGGATTTGCTTAAGTCAGAACCTGGCACCGGCGGACGACCTGGCAAGGCGAAAGTTGGCTGCCGCCGGAGAAGAGTTAGCACTAGAAAAGCTCAGGAGGATCGCCAATTGTAAGGTTAAGAACCTCTCTAAATTTATAATGCACATGTTGTCGCAATCTCGATCTCCTTCGCagtctcctcctcctcctcgcaaaAGGAATCGTATCCCCGACTCTCATTCTCCAACCGGGTCGCCCTCTTGTTCTCCCAACACTCGTAGGGTCTGCCTTTTTAAGAATCCGCGAG GTACAGGTGGTCCCATTCCTTGCTCGCTCAATGCAGAGACAGAGACTGAGACTTCCAGACAACCCAGAGAAATGACTCAAGCAGAAGCAGCGTTAGAAGCTTTGGGAGAATTGGAGTTTAATAAGCAGTTCTTAATCCTAAACTACACTGCCGG aaatgagcTTCATAAGGTTGCAACGGCTGACGATATTAGGAAGCTGAAACATCTTACGATGGTACGGTTCGAAGCAGAAGTATGGAGACTCTTTGGTCAAAAATACGTCAAAAAAGAAGATCGTCGCATG TATGACGATTGGGATGATGAAAGAAGAACGTATATCTATGATTGCTATGTTTCTACGGAAGGAAGTTACAGATTCAAG GGCCCCTTTCTCAGCAACACAAAAACTCACCTACAAAAGGTTCTAGGAGATGACAATATTTTAAGAGTAAAGTTTGCTGAGGAGGCGAATGAAAATTCTGGTATTGATTCACATGATCATTACTTTGCTGGTTATAGGAAGATAGCAAGAGAAGGGATCAAAGTTGGTTTGCGCCGGTATTGCTTTTTCG TTTTTAAAGATGGTGGAAATCAAGAGAAGAGGAAAAATCCAAATTCATCACCTGTGAAGTGTTTCTTTATTCGCATCCATTCAGATGCACAAATTGATCAAAAGGTTCCTTATTGTTTATCTAACAAAACGATTTCTGAAGCAAGAAAGCTATTTATGCATGCACATACAGTGTCTAGTGTGGCCAACTATATGGCTAG GTTTTCACTAATTTTGTCAAAGACATACAGCTTAAATATTGATCTATCCTCTGTAGATATCGATATAATTGAAGACAAATACTGTGTG GATGAACATGGTAAGCGCATGTCTAGAGATGAAAAACCACTCATTCATACAGATGGAACTGGTTTCATATCAGCGGATTTGGCTGTGAAGTgtccaaaaaatttacatgagGGGAGACTTCTTAAAGATGAGGATACTGAG ATACTCCTCAATCTTAATTGTGATGAGCATGAGGACAATGTTATGGAAACAATTGAGCAAGGAATTGAGACACAAGAACCA CCTATGCTGATGCAGTTCCGCTTGTTTAACAATGGCTATGCTGTTAAAGGAACCTTTCTTGTGAGCAAGATG CTTGAACCCAAAACAATCAAGATTCGACATTCCATGGTAAAAGTTGTGCCAGATCCAGAACTTAAGAATATTCCTACAAAAAACTCGTTGGAAGTAATTGGAACAAG TAATCGACCAAAGAAAGcttatttttcaaggaatttgattgCACTCCTAAGCTACGGAGGGGTCCCAAATAGATTCTTCATTGGTTTACTTAGGAAGGCTTTGAAAGAAGCTCATGGTGCTTTCAGGAACAAGTCTGCCGCAATGAGAG TTGCTATGAACCGTGGGGTTATGGACAAGGATTCAACTGTTGAAAGAATGATTTCTTGTGGTATTCCTCTTGAAGAGCCCTATTTGCAACATCGTCTCTCTATACTTCTTAAGGAGCAAAAGCTGAGCCTCAGAGGGGGGAAGCTTTGTGCTGATGACAGTTATTATTTAATGGGAACAGCTGATCCCACTGGCAAACTTAAAAGTGATGAAGTTTGCATTGTGCT TGACAATGGACAAGTTTCTGGAAAGGTGTTGGTGTATCGGAATCCTGGAGTTCACTTTGGTGATGTTCACGTTTTAAAGGCTACTTATGTGGAGGAGCTGGAATCTTTTGTTGGAAATGCAAAGTATGCTATTTTCTTTTCCAGGAAGGGACCAAGGTCAATTGCTGATGAGATTGCAGGTGGAGATTTTGATGGAGACATGTATTGGATCTCAAGAAATCCCGAG ctattgcAACATTTTAAGCCAAGTGAACCTTGGAGTCCAAATCCCTCGATACGCAAGGTTGAAGGTAAAACACCTACGGAGTTTTCAGATGAAGACTTAGAGGATGAGCTTTTTAAATTGTTCTTGACGACTAGATTCAAACCAAG ttaTGCAATGGGAGAGGCAGCAGACAGCTTGACAGCATTAATGGATCGAGTTTTGACTCTGGGAGATGACTGTGCCGAAGAAAAAACCATTGTCAAGGACAAGATAAGCAAGTTAGTTGACATATACTATGATGCATTGGACGCTCCTAAGAAAGGAGCAAAG GTTGAGGTTCCAAAAGATCTGAAATCGAAAAGCTTTCCTCATTATATGGAAAAGAGAAATAGTTACACCTCTACGTCCATTCTGGGAAAGATTTACGATGAGGTGATAGAATATCAAGCAGAGGATCATTCAAGCAAAG AGATATGGAAGCTGGCCCATTTCGAAGTTGATGTCCCTCGAGACTGCTTGAACAGATGGAGTTCACACTACGAAGAATACAGGAAAGAAATGACCAATGCCATGAAGAACGATGATCGcgatgtcaaaaaccagagtactaatcagaTCAAAAGAAAATATAAGATG ATACTTTATGAGGCAGAAGAATTTGAAGACAGTAAAAGGAATATAGATGAGATACATAACGAGGCACTGGCAATATATCATTTGAGTTATGACTATGCCAAAAGTAGAGGTGGTGCCAGTTATTGTTCATTTGCATGGAGCGTAGCAGGTCCAGCCCTCTACAACATTCTCATCTCCAAACAAGCTGGTGAAAAGGCCATCCAATGTCTCCCTTCTGTCTTACGGGAGCTGATTTAA